The Saccharopolyspora gloriosae genome window below encodes:
- a CDS encoding peptide MFS transporter yields the protein MSTPTVADAPQQGFFGHPRALSTLFFTEMWERFSYYGMRGILALYLYTAIQDGGLGLPETTATSLVSAYGASVYLTGVAGGWLADRLLGARSAVFWGGVLIMFGHIAMAVPGGLTTTGIGLILIIAGTGLLKPNVSKMVGDLYTEQDKRRDSGFSIFYMGINLGGFAGPLIAGLLQSEIGFHWGFGAAAVGMALGLVQYVVGRGNLSSISQVPANPLPAEHKGGVLGRAGGIAAVFVVGLVALVGTGTIGLDGLVNLVTIISAVLPIIYFAVMLRSKQITKVERERLIAYIPLFLATALFFLLFEQQASTLVIVTDMQTTNEVFGWEFPVSWFQSINSLTIIILAPVFAALWLKLADRQPSTPIKFVGGLVFVGLGFLWVVLSGFVTNAEGKQLALVVAMVFVIMTIGELMLSPVGLSVTTKLAPAVFSSQTMGLYFLAPAMGQGIGAQVVKLYDPANQTLYFGVIGLATIGCGGLLALAAPKIKKLMHGVP from the coding sequence GTGAGTACCCCCACGGTTGCGGACGCGCCGCAGCAGGGCTTTTTCGGGCACCCGCGGGCATTGTCCACGCTGTTCTTCACCGAGATGTGGGAGCGCTTCTCCTACTACGGGATGCGCGGGATCCTCGCGCTCTACCTGTACACCGCGATCCAGGACGGCGGCCTCGGGCTGCCGGAGACGACCGCCACCTCGCTGGTCTCCGCCTACGGCGCCTCGGTCTACCTGACCGGTGTCGCCGGCGGCTGGCTCGCCGACCGCCTGCTCGGTGCCCGCAGCGCCGTGTTCTGGGGCGGCGTGCTGATCATGTTCGGGCACATCGCGATGGCGGTGCCCGGCGGGCTCACCACCACCGGGATCGGCCTGATCCTGATCATCGCCGGTACGGGTCTGCTCAAGCCGAACGTGTCCAAGATGGTCGGTGACCTCTACACCGAGCAGGACAAGCGCCGCGACTCCGGCTTCTCGATCTTCTACATGGGCATCAACCTCGGCGGCTTCGCCGGGCCGTTGATCGCCGGGCTGCTGCAGTCCGAGATCGGCTTCCACTGGGGCTTCGGCGCCGCGGCCGTCGGCATGGCGTTGGGACTAGTGCAGTACGTGGTGGGCAGGGGCAACCTCTCCAGCATCAGCCAGGTGCCCGCCAACCCGCTGCCCGCCGAGCACAAGGGCGGCGTGCTGGGGCGCGCCGGTGGCATCGCGGCGGTGTTCGTGGTGGGTCTCGTGGCGCTGGTGGGCACCGGGACGATCGGGCTCGACGGCCTGGTCAACCTGGTGACGATCATCTCGGCCGTGCTGCCGATCATCTACTTCGCGGTGATGCTCAGGAGCAAGCAGATCACCAAGGTCGAACGGGAGCGGCTGATCGCCTACATCCCGCTGTTCCTCGCGACGGCGCTGTTCTTCCTGCTCTTCGAGCAGCAGGCGTCCACGCTGGTGATCGTCACCGACATGCAGACCACCAACGAGGTGTTCGGCTGGGAGTTCCCGGTGAGCTGGTTCCAGTCGATCAACTCGCTGACGATCATCATCCTGGCTCCGGTGTTCGCCGCGCTGTGGCTCAAGCTCGCCGACCGCCAGCCGAGCACGCCGATCAAGTTCGTCGGCGGCCTGGTGTTCGTCGGCCTCGGCTTCCTGTGGGTGGTCCTGTCCGGCTTCGTCACCAACGCCGAGGGCAAGCAGCTCGCGCTGGTCGTGGCCATGGTCTTCGTCATCATGACCATCGGTGAGCTGATGCTCTCGCCGGTGGGCCTGTCGGTGACCACGAAGCTCGCCCCGGCGGTGTTCTCCTCGCAGACGATGGGCCTGTACTTCCTGGCACCCGCGATGGGGCAGGGGATCGGGGCGCAGGTGGTCAAGCTCTACGACCCGGCGAACCAGACCCTGTACTTCGGCGTGATCGGGCTGGCCACCATCGGCTGCGGCGGTCTGCTGGCGCTGGCCGCGCCGAAGATCAAGAAGCTGATGCACGGCGTGCCGTGA
- a CDS encoding hemolysin family protein — MAIVLSVLGLLFVVVLTLGTALAVAAEFSLTSLERSTVDSHVSNVGDRRAKAVQRAHRTLSFQLSGAQVAITLTTLITGYVAEPLIGELLRPVFLTVGLPNAVAGPISLVVAILLATTLSMVFGEMVPKNLAISRPLLTARAVSGYHSRFSQVFRWLIDGMNNSANWVVRRFGIEPQEELRSARSPDELGSIVRSSAEHGTLDESTAALMDRSLRFGDRSADELMTPRVKVESLPSDASIQDLLVVARRTGFSRFPVHDGDLDNVQGVVHVKQAFGVPGDQRDTTPVGSLARPVPTVPETLDGDSLLNRLRGSGLQLALVVDEYGGTAGIVSLEDVVEEIIGDVRDEHDRRETAAVRQLAKDTWIVSGLLRADEIEEATGFEMPDGEYETVAGLVMARLGRIPSRGDQVEVGRWRLTVASMDRHRIAELRLSQVQRPAADTAADSTGTTGGTR, encoded by the coding sequence ATGGCCATCGTGCTCTCCGTCCTCGGACTTCTGTTCGTCGTGGTGCTCACCTTGGGCACCGCGCTCGCCGTGGCCGCGGAATTCTCCCTGACCTCCCTGGAACGCAGCACCGTCGACTCGCACGTCAGCAACGTCGGCGACCGGCGCGCGAAGGCCGTCCAACGGGCGCACCGCACGCTGTCGTTCCAGCTCTCCGGCGCCCAGGTCGCCATCACCCTGACAACGCTGATCACCGGGTACGTGGCCGAGCCGCTGATCGGTGAGCTGCTGCGCCCGGTGTTCCTGACCGTGGGCCTGCCCAACGCGGTGGCCGGGCCGATCTCGCTGGTGGTGGCGATCCTGCTGGCCACCACGCTGTCGATGGTGTTCGGCGAGATGGTGCCGAAGAACCTCGCCATCTCCCGGCCGCTGCTGACCGCGCGGGCCGTCTCCGGGTACCACTCGCGCTTCTCGCAGGTGTTCCGCTGGCTCATCGACGGCATGAACAACAGCGCGAACTGGGTGGTGCGCCGCTTCGGCATCGAACCGCAGGAGGAGCTGCGCTCGGCGCGGTCCCCCGACGAGCTCGGGTCGATCGTGCGCTCCAGCGCCGAGCACGGAACGCTCGACGAGTCCACCGCGGCGCTGATGGACCGGTCGCTGCGCTTCGGCGACCGCTCCGCCGACGAGCTGATGACCCCGCGCGTGAAGGTGGAGTCGCTGCCCTCGGACGCGTCGATCCAGGACCTGCTGGTGGTGGCGCGGCGGACCGGTTTCTCCCGGTTCCCCGTGCACGACGGCGACCTGGACAACGTCCAGGGCGTGGTGCACGTCAAGCAGGCCTTCGGCGTTCCCGGCGATCAGCGCGACACCACCCCGGTCGGTTCGCTGGCCCGCCCGGTGCCGACCGTGCCGGAAACGCTCGACGGGGACTCGCTGCTCAACAGGTTGCGCGGCTCCGGCCTGCAGCTCGCGCTGGTCGTCGACGAGTACGGCGGCACCGCGGGCATCGTGAGCCTGGAGGACGTGGTCGAGGAGATCATCGGCGACGTGCGCGACGAGCACGACCGGCGCGAGACCGCGGCGGTGCGCCAGCTGGCCAAGGACACCTGGATCGTGTCCGGCCTGCTGCGCGCCGACGAGATCGAGGAGGCCACCGGGTTCGAGATGCCCGACGGCGAGTACGAGACCGTCGCCGGACTGGTGATGGCCCGCCTGGGCCGCATCCCGTCCCGCGGTGATCAGGTCGAGGTCGGCCGGTGGCGGCTCACGGTGGCGAGCATGGACCGCCACCGCATCGCCGAGCTGCGGCTGAGCCAGGTGCAGCGCCCGGCCGCCGACACGGCGGCCGATTCCACCGGCACCACTGGGGGGACCCGATGA
- a CDS encoding hemolysin family protein produces MSDTVAILLGVLLLLLNAFFVGAEFSLLSSRRDRLEALLDQGVSRARTVIKASQEGSLMLTSAQLGITLCSLGLGRLGEPAVAHRLELLIEPFSVPAPVVHALGFTIALAIVVVLHVLVGEMVPKNLALADPERLALWLVPALVAFVKLARPLIALFNMMANGVLKLLKVEPKDELDTAYTSSELAELLVESRREGLLEQSEHRRLAQTLSSVEHTVADVLVPLDQVTSLPGDPTLGDVEHAVSSTGFSRFPVRAESGELLGYLHVKDVLDQAGAEPSTRVAASRVRRLPTVPVAARLDQALTSLRRARSHLATAVDADGTPQGVVALEDLVEEYVGTVRDGTHVTA; encoded by the coding sequence ATGAGCGACACCGTGGCGATCCTGCTCGGAGTGCTGTTGCTGCTGCTCAACGCCTTCTTCGTGGGCGCTGAGTTCTCGCTGCTGTCCTCCCGCCGGGACCGGTTGGAGGCGCTGCTGGACCAGGGCGTGAGCCGGGCCCGCACCGTGATCAAGGCGAGCCAGGAGGGTTCGCTGATGCTCACCAGCGCCCAGCTGGGCATCACCCTGTGCTCGCTGGGGCTGGGGCGGCTCGGCGAACCCGCCGTGGCGCACCGGCTGGAGCTGCTCATCGAGCCGTTCTCGGTACCGGCACCGGTCGTGCACGCGCTGGGCTTCACGATCGCGCTGGCGATCGTGGTCGTGCTGCACGTGCTGGTCGGCGAGATGGTGCCGAAGAACCTGGCGCTGGCCGACCCGGAGCGCCTCGCGCTGTGGCTGGTGCCGGCGCTGGTGGCGTTCGTGAAGCTGGCGCGGCCGTTGATCGCGCTGTTCAACATGATGGCCAACGGCGTGCTCAAGCTGCTCAAGGTGGAGCCGAAGGACGAGCTGGACACGGCCTACACCTCGTCCGAGCTGGCCGAATTGCTGGTGGAGTCGCGCCGGGAAGGCCTGCTGGAGCAGTCCGAGCACCGCAGGCTCGCGCAGACGTTGTCCTCGGTGGAGCACACCGTCGCCGACGTGCTGGTGCCGCTGGACCAGGTCACCAGCCTGCCGGGCGATCCGACGCTGGGCGATGTGGAGCACGCGGTGTCGAGCACCGGGTTCTCCCGCTTCCCGGTGCGCGCGGAGTCCGGTGAGCTGCTCGGCTACCTGCACGTGAAGGACGTGCTGGACCAGGCGGGCGCGGAGCCGTCCACGCGGGTCGCGGCGAGCCGGGTGCGCAGGCTCCCGACGGTGCCGGTGGCGGCTCGCCTGGACCAGGCTCTGACCTCGCTGCGGCGGGCGCGCAGCCACTTGGCCACCGCGGTCGACGCGGACGGGACACCGCAGGGCGTCGTCGCCCTGGAGGACCTCGTCGAGGAGTACGTCGGCACCGTGCGGGACGGCACGCACGTGACCGCCTGA